From one Butyricimonas faecihominis genomic stretch:
- a CDS encoding thioredoxin domain-containing protein has protein sequence MVLSLCLLTMGTWAQAKNTSVEVKDYREVDGKIVLEMVVNGVIADFVLDLAGHNAILPEYVEKLKIDPNVPGDFRYDTFQYKKVSVEKSVKIGSISFGNSVFGNEVAAFVLKDEPYLRKLGVAGVVGSSLFNNVVLTIDSKRKKITMSNPYRPSYMKLDHRSNMDLIPASGIVCPVVLDGVTYSLLLDTWNNGMITLNAADFAKLNGKDGGNVKVSEGYASAEIAAKSKVVGACHFVKGDFSDITVAENGSLPRSVIGNEILKQGLLSIDYGKRKVYFQPFDLAEVKDEVIGADEVKVESGKLNPITREYFLEYVYDYRKSSEFVFKGDKPVVIDFWATWCGPCMRLIPELEKMAEKYKDQVIFLKVNADKEKELCGMFNIVALPTVFFIPVNGKPIVEMGATPEKYVEIIEKQLLKK, from the coding sequence ATGGTATTGAGTTTATGTTTACTGACCATGGGAACATGGGCTCAAGCAAAGAACACCTCCGTGGAGGTGAAGGATTACCGAGAGGTGGATGGAAAGATTGTATTAGAAATGGTTGTAAATGGGGTAATCGCTGATTTTGTGTTAGATTTGGCCGGGCATAATGCAATATTACCGGAGTATGTGGAAAAATTGAAAATAGATCCCAATGTTCCCGGAGATTTTCGTTATGATACATTTCAGTATAAAAAAGTTTCGGTAGAAAAGTCTGTGAAGATTGGAAGTATCTCTTTTGGAAATAGTGTATTTGGGAATGAGGTGGCTGCATTTGTGTTGAAAGATGAACCTTATTTGCGGAAGCTGGGTGTTGCTGGGGTGGTTGGTAGTTCTCTGTTTAATAATGTTGTGTTGACAATCGATTCCAAGCGGAAGAAAATAACGATGAGTAATCCTTATCGCCCCTCTTATATGAAATTGGATCATCGTTCTAATATGGATTTGATCCCGGCTTCAGGTATTGTTTGTCCTGTTGTGCTAGATGGAGTAACTTATTCTTTGTTATTGGATACATGGAATAACGGGATGATTACTTTGAATGCGGCAGATTTTGCCAAGTTAAATGGTAAGGATGGGGGAAATGTAAAGGTTAGTGAAGGATATGCGTCTGCGGAAATAGCAGCAAAAAGTAAAGTTGTAGGAGCATGCCACTTTGTGAAAGGTGATTTTTCGGACATTACTGTTGCTGAAAATGGATCATTACCTCGTTCTGTTATCGGGAATGAAATTTTGAAACAAGGTTTACTTTCTATTGATTACGGGAAAAGAAAAGTGTATTTTCAGCCATTTGATTTAGCCGAGGTGAAGGATGAAGTGATAGGTGCTGACGAGGTAAAAGTGGAATCCGGTAAATTGAATCCGATTACTAGGGAATACTTTTTAGAATATGTGTATGATTATCGGAAAAGTTCGGAATTCGTGTTTAAAGGAGACAAACCGGTTGTGATTGATTTTTGGGCAACTTGGTGTGGTCCTTGTATGCGTTTGATCCCGGAATTGGAAAAAATGGCTGAAAAGTATAAAGATCAAGTGATATTTCTGAAAGTAAATGCTGATAAAGAGAAAGAGTTGTGCGGAATGTTTAATATTGTTGCTTTACCGACTGTGTTCTTTATACCCGTGAATGGGAAACCGATTGTGGAGATGGGGGCTACTCCGGAGAAATACGTGGAGATCATAGAGAAGCAGTTGCTAAAGAAATAA
- a CDS encoding S8 family serine peptidase, which translates to MKKCFLLLMASACISVANAQLVKQNEQGEKKQADLDWYNCSFDKDGVYGAEVNKAYDFLKGKKIKKRPVVALIGAGMDIEHEDLKQAIWVNSKEKADGKDNDKNGLVDDINGWNFLGGKDGQVMEATMREGDREFLRLKDKYADYIFDGKNYNKVIDGKLTKVADPENIDEYNYFFKKVLPESPVAGSYCGWQLTYVLKAYADKFDQMMKERFPGKELTEAEFGICYDPKAPRDSLSEVAFMMCAMGFGVYKTDKWETVYAGIRSGGQIEQAKAEYERKVGQFGSDGRKDIIGDNYLDINDNKYGNNVLLTADATIGTMEAGIIVAKRENGLGSNGIMDQAEIMTLRVAANGEPYLKDIALAIRYAVDHQADIIMLPVQNTLYPEDQKKWISEALEYAESKGVFCVTPAWEGAQDLAVETYYPNRWMTGKKELTNLMVVCSSDKNGNPSMNSNYGAKEVDLYAPGMEIYSTYTGDTYQSGTGLGLAAATTVGVAALIKAYYPHLTGTQIRNILLETVTSRKDAEVEKGIIVDGKPTQDLFLFGDLCLSGGIINAYQAVVAADKIAK; encoded by the coding sequence ATGAAAAAGTGTTTCTTGTTATTGATGGCGAGTGCATGCATTAGTGTTGCAAATGCACAGTTAGTAAAACAGAATGAACAAGGAGAAAAAAAACAAGCTGATTTGGATTGGTATAATTGTTCTTTTGATAAAGATGGAGTGTATGGAGCTGAGGTAAATAAAGCATATGATTTCCTAAAAGGGAAAAAAATAAAGAAAAGACCGGTTGTTGCCTTAATCGGAGCGGGCATGGATATAGAACATGAAGATTTGAAACAGGCAATTTGGGTAAATTCGAAAGAAAAGGCAGACGGAAAGGATAATGATAAAAATGGTTTGGTAGATGATATCAACGGTTGGAATTTCTTAGGTGGGAAAGATGGTCAAGTAATGGAGGCAACAATGCGGGAAGGAGATCGGGAATTTTTACGTCTAAAAGATAAATATGCTGATTATATTTTTGATGGTAAAAATTACAATAAGGTTATTGATGGAAAGTTGACTAAAGTGGCTGATCCGGAAAATATAGACGAGTATAATTATTTTTTTAAAAAGGTATTACCGGAATCTCCGGTGGCAGGAAGTTATTGTGGTTGGCAACTTACCTATGTGTTGAAAGCTTATGCAGATAAGTTTGATCAAATGATGAAAGAACGCTTTCCAGGAAAAGAATTGACGGAGGCAGAATTTGGTATTTGTTATGATCCGAAAGCTCCACGTGATTCATTGTCAGAAGTAGCATTTATGATGTGTGCAATGGGTTTTGGTGTTTATAAAACGGATAAATGGGAAACTGTTTATGCAGGTATAAGGAGTGGAGGACAAATAGAACAAGCTAAGGCCGAATATGAGAGAAAAGTAGGACAATTTGGATCTGACGGTCGTAAAGATATTATTGGAGATAATTACTTGGATATTAATGATAATAAATATGGAAACAATGTATTGTTAACGGCTGACGCTACTATTGGTACGATGGAAGCCGGTATCATTGTTGCTAAAAGAGAGAACGGCTTAGGTAGTAATGGTATCATGGATCAAGCAGAGATCATGACGTTGAGAGTTGCGGCTAATGGAGAACCTTATTTGAAAGACATCGCTTTGGCTATCCGTTATGCGGTAGATCACCAAGCAGATATTATCATGTTACCTGTCCAAAATACACTTTATCCTGAAGATCAGAAAAAATGGATTAGTGAGGCATTGGAATATGCTGAGAGTAAAGGTGTGTTTTGCGTCACTCCAGCCTGGGAGGGTGCACAGGATTTAGCAGTAGAAACTTATTACCCGAACCGTTGGATGACAGGTAAAAAAGAATTAACAAATTTAATGGTAGTTTGTTCTTCTGATAAAAATGGAAATCCCTCTATGAATTCTAATTATGGAGCTAAAGAAGTAGATTTGTATGCCCCGGGGATGGAAATTTATTCTACTTACACGGGAGATACCTACCAGAGCGGAACTGGCCTAGGATTGGCGGCTGCAACGACAGTAGGGGTTGCTGCTTTAATTAAGGCTTATTATCCTCATTTGACAGGAACGCAAATCCGGAATATTTTACTGGAGACAGTTACTTCCAGAAAGGATGCAGAGGTTGAAAAGGGTATTATTGTAGATGGGAAACCGACTCAAGATTTATTCTTATTTGGAGATTTATGTCTTTCTGGTGGTATTATTAATGCTTATCAAGCTGTAGTTGCTGCAGATAAGATTGCTAAATAA
- a CDS encoding TlpA family protein disulfide reductase has product MKITYIGVGLFWIWLFVNAFTLSAQEKLELSGKIRVLEPVELRLENIKGEVLQKTMVKNNNPFSLQACKIEPDVYLICLGETKQPIYLTNTHVTIKGFYNCRDVKSSSLNFTGIDIYYELLKWLPKEEFSQDKTIDPEIKGKLKGNMYSALAYISDMSTYKPNKLLLDCMSEEALKTTSGKWLKHRTDSLYYYSIGAPAYDFTFQDVQGKKVSLSDFRGKLVLVDFWASWCGPCRHEMKNLLPIYNELKGDDLEFISISLDSKEENWRKMLEEEKLPWVMLWDKEGFVIGNKPNKIQRAYGFYSIPFIVLIDKEGRLLAKDLRGERVKEEILKARANK; this is encoded by the coding sequence ATGAAAATTACATATATTGGTGTTGGGTTGTTTTGGATATGGTTATTCGTGAATGCGTTTACACTATCTGCACAGGAAAAATTAGAGTTATCTGGTAAGATTCGTGTATTGGAGCCTGTGGAGTTGAGGTTAGAGAATATAAAGGGGGAGGTTTTGCAAAAAACGATGGTAAAGAATAATAATCCATTTTCTCTACAAGCTTGTAAAATTGAACCGGACGTCTATTTGATTTGTTTGGGTGAGACAAAACAACCAATTTATTTAACCAATACCCATGTAACAATAAAAGGCTTTTACAATTGTCGGGATGTGAAGAGTAGTTCCTTAAATTTTACAGGGATTGATATATATTATGAATTGTTGAAGTGGCTGCCTAAAGAGGAATTTTCACAAGACAAGACGATTGATCCAGAAATAAAGGGAAAGTTGAAAGGGAATATGTATAGTGCGTTAGCTTATATCTCGGATATGTCGACGTACAAGCCGAACAAGTTATTATTGGATTGTATGTCAGAAGAAGCATTGAAAACGACTTCCGGCAAGTGGTTAAAGCATCGGACGGATAGCTTATATTATTATTCAATAGGAGCTCCGGCATATGATTTTACATTTCAAGATGTTCAGGGGAAAAAGGTAAGTTTAAGCGACTTTCGGGGGAAACTGGTGCTGGTAGATTTTTGGGCATCATGGTGTGGACCGTGTCGGCATGAGATGAAGAATTTATTACCAATATATAACGAATTGAAAGGGGATGATCTGGAGTTTATCAGTATATCTTTGGATTCGAAAGAAGAAAACTGGAGAAAAATGCTGGAAGAAGAGAAGTTACCTTGGGTGATGTTATGGGATAAGGAAGGATTCGTGATTGGTAATAAGCCTAACAAAATTCAACGAGCATACGGTTTTTATAGTATTCCTTTCATTGTTCTGATTGATAAAGAAGGACGTTTGTTAGCTAAGGATCTGCGAGGAGAACGGGTGAAAGAGGAGATTTTAAAGGCTAGGGCTAATAAGTGA
- a CDS encoding RagB/SusD family nutrient uptake outer membrane protein has translation MIDDMKSFFYCLIFMALSIGIMGCGDFLEESSQDEVRPSTVSDLEQLLLGEGYLRTDCIYPYLELLTDNVQNAYSDNESHVTVLQQGLPVFTWDVDMFDKMEELYTTGIDTWEKLYSKIKGCNVVLDMLDDVTGDENEKLNQRGQALALRGYYYFLLINTFAQPYNKEGVDLNTALGVPLIVSSAVKDEFPARESIAKVYQQIERDLLEAVDLMDKYGQNNIQYKVTPLFVYNLLSRMYLYVENWGKAAEYASVVITRNPQLRRLSDFVTIEVDEWFGDETLTYDVNGGVLNYNSPELIWGYGDKRISEILFQLPDIFTYPGSSPIFSVSDKFLAQHDVNDLRPACYYQRYFKSIVPMVFGSIYGSKSNLNDLSNPHRGMRVAEAYLNRAEANIRLFLENGNENLRISALTDLNYLREHRFRQPYEDVNITDGQTLLEFCLDERRKELAFDDHRWFDLRRCGMPEMIHEVTINKGQVQEYRLAKGSDRYVLPIPKKVLDKNPALVQNP, from the coding sequence ATGATAGACGATATGAAAAGTTTTTTTTATTGTTTGATTTTTATGGCTCTTAGCATCGGAATAATGGGATGTGGTGATTTTTTGGAAGAGTCTAGTCAAGATGAAGTACGCCCAAGTACAGTTTCAGATTTAGAACAATTATTATTAGGAGAGGGATATCTGAGAACCGATTGTATATATCCTTATTTAGAGCTTTTGACAGATAATGTACAAAATGCTTATAGTGACAATGAAAGCCATGTTACTGTGTTGCAGCAAGGATTGCCTGTATTTACATGGGATGTTGATATGTTTGATAAGATGGAAGAGTTGTATACGACTGGAATAGATACTTGGGAAAAATTGTATTCCAAAATAAAAGGATGCAATGTTGTACTTGATATGCTGGATGATGTTACTGGAGATGAGAATGAAAAATTGAATCAGAGAGGTCAGGCATTGGCTTTAAGGGGATATTATTATTTTTTGTTGATAAATACGTTTGCACAGCCATATAATAAAGAAGGGGTTGATCTAAATACAGCATTGGGAGTTCCTTTGATTGTGAGTTCTGCAGTAAAAGATGAATTCCCAGCAAGAGAAAGTATTGCAAAAGTATATCAACAAATTGAACGTGACTTGTTAGAAGCTGTGGATTTGATGGATAAATATGGGCAGAATAATATACAATACAAAGTTACCCCTTTATTCGTTTATAATTTGCTGTCACGTATGTATCTTTATGTGGAAAATTGGGGAAAGGCTGCAGAATATGCTTCTGTTGTGATTACAAGAAATCCTCAATTGCGTCGCTTGTCTGATTTTGTAACAATAGAGGTTGATGAGTGGTTTGGTGATGAAACACTTACTTATGATGTAAATGGTGGTGTGTTAAATTATAACAGTCCTGAACTTATATGGGGATATGGAGATAAAAGGATTAGTGAAATTCTTTTCCAATTACCTGATATTTTTACATATCCTGGTTCTTCACCAATATTTTCAGTGTCTGATAAATTTTTGGCACAACATGATGTAAATGATTTAAGACCAGCTTGCTATTACCAACGGTATTTTAAGTCAATTGTCCCGATGGTATTTGGTTCGATATATGGGTCTAAGTCAAATTTAAATGATTTGTCGAATCCTCATAGAGGAATGAGGGTTGCTGAGGCTTACCTGAACAGGGCAGAGGCAAATATTCGATTATTTTTGGAAAATGGAAATGAAAATTTGCGTATAAGTGCATTGACTGATTTGAATTACTTACGAGAACATCGTTTCCGTCAGCCTTATGAAGATGTTAATATAACAGATGGTCAAACATTATTGGAATTTTGTTTGGATGAACGTCGTAAGGAGTTGGCTTTTGATGATCATCGTTGGTTTGATTTGCGGCGTTGTGGAATGCCAGAAATGATTCATGAGGTAACTATTAATAAAGGACAAGTACAAGAGTATCGCTTGGCAAAAGGAAGTGATCGTTACGTGTTACCAATTCCCAAGAAGGTATTGGATAAAAATCCGGCTTTAGTACAAAATCCATGA
- a CDS encoding SusC/RagA family TonB-linked outer membrane protein, protein MKKNWDLLLNFWQYRKSKFFLRMKISMILLLVGVMHLSANTFSQTKVSLNMKDATVQEVFSNLEKMTNYTFLYKLDLVNKCGKVNIDATDQDFSQLLLELLNPLGLSFTIDDQVVVITASKAKDDVKKELTIKGRVFMKDSTGVPGATVILKGTSTGVITNMAGEFTITIPYTESPVLIFSFLGMKTREVRYVGQKEMMVLMEEDVKAMDEVIVTGYQRIRKSDMVGSTNSVKREDLFFNGTNSIEQMLQGKLPGMVVMNTSGLVGKRQKVRVRGTSTLLGNQEPVWVVDGIIQEDPLPFKTRELDALGNISQDNFDMVKDFVGNAISWLNPNDIEDITVLKDASATVMYGVKAANGVILIKTKQGQAGRMSVNYSGDISITPRLTYEKMNLMNSKERVDVSREIYERGLTSDNRPLESIGYEGALGRYLAKEISYDEFNDEVKKLESTNTDWFKLLFRNSVSMNHSLSISGGTDKISYYGSVNATINRGTSIGNESTSYSAAIGINAKFGEKVNLGLRINGSTSETDGYYQVDPYNYASTTSRVIPCFENGEKFFYKDKSGYLYNILHEISMTGNTNTNRSMGVSASFRWDILTGLQFESTFGLNTSNIVGESYADEQSHYITEIRKYEFGTQRPADNLYQRSPLPHGGELNTTEDRNFNYTWRNTLSYNYVLAEKHRFSLMVGQECRSNKYDGVASTIYGYFPGRGKSVSLPPTIIKDQNGEDRRNDLLDKYTTVVTDRKSNYIGYFASFTYGFDERYILTASFRSDASNRFGQDTRNRFLPVWSIGGRWNVHYEPWMQNQQVISDLNFRVSYGWQGNVAENYGPDLIARIGSGTETIDQNRTGEYMMFIKSLPYGNLRWEKTKTINLGTDFGLFQNKITWTIEYYNKKTEDMIVEKEVPYAYGVTSMPINGGSMTNQGIEVSVGFTPVRTNNFTWSMSINSSKNFNEVKSTVNENENWRAAASGSLNKAGYAVSSFWAFDFSGLNPKTGSAEFNIPSVEENPAGQTDATTFMKYMGTLEPDFTGGVSMSFRYKSLSLSSSFNLQIGGKKFLYEVFDESIVTSTPSAYVNLPKELTKRWRKPGDEAFTDIPALSSTEASYYKLPNGASEYAPRLYNYSDVRVVNASFLRCNALSLNYTLPEKWVKKMYLKNLSFSASVSNPFIIVSKEFKGMDPEVATGSQPISRTYSFGINVSL, encoded by the coding sequence ATGAAAAAAAATTGGGATTTGTTGCTGAATTTTTGGCAATATCGGAAATCTAAATTCTTTTTGCGCATGAAAATCTCGATGATTTTATTATTGGTGGGGGTGATGCACCTTTCCGCTAATACGTTTTCACAAACGAAAGTGTCGTTGAATATGAAAGATGCAACAGTGCAGGAGGTATTTTCCAATTTGGAAAAGATGACGAACTATACCTTCCTTTATAAGTTGGATCTTGTTAATAAATGTGGTAAAGTAAATATTGATGCCACAGATCAGGATTTCAGTCAATTATTGCTGGAGTTATTAAATCCACTAGGCTTGTCTTTTACAATAGATGATCAAGTGGTTGTTATCACTGCAAGTAAGGCCAAAGATGATGTTAAAAAAGAGCTTACTATCAAGGGGCGTGTTTTCATGAAAGATAGTACGGGAGTTCCGGGAGCAACAGTTATTTTAAAAGGAACTTCGACAGGTGTAATTACAAATATGGCAGGGGAATTTACAATCACAATTCCTTATACAGAATCTCCTGTATTGATCTTTTCCTTTTTGGGAATGAAAACTCGTGAAGTTAGATATGTTGGACAAAAGGAGATGATGGTGTTGATGGAAGAAGATGTAAAAGCGATGGATGAGGTAATTGTAACAGGTTATCAACGTATTCGAAAGTCTGATATGGTAGGATCCACGAACTCCGTTAAACGTGAGGATTTGTTTTTTAATGGAACGAATTCAATTGAGCAGATGTTACAGGGAAAACTTCCGGGAATGGTAGTTATGAATACGAGTGGTTTGGTTGGTAAACGTCAGAAAGTTCGTGTTCGAGGAACTTCAACCTTATTAGGTAATCAGGAACCTGTTTGGGTTGTTGATGGAATTATTCAAGAGGATCCATTACCCTTTAAAACACGTGAATTAGATGCTTTGGGTAATATTTCTCAGGACAATTTTGATATGGTAAAAGATTTCGTTGGAAATGCTATTTCTTGGTTGAATCCCAATGATATAGAAGATATTACTGTGTTGAAAGATGCTTCGGCTACCGTTATGTATGGTGTGAAAGCGGCTAATGGGGTAATTTTGATAAAAACAAAACAGGGACAAGCAGGTAGAATGTCCGTAAATTATAGTGGAGATATATCCATTACTCCTCGGTTGACTTATGAAAAAATGAATTTAATGAATTCTAAAGAGCGTGTGGATGTTTCTCGAGAGATTTATGAAAGAGGATTAACATCTGATAACCGTCCGTTGGAATCAATCGGTTATGAAGGAGCTTTAGGGCGCTATTTGGCCAAAGAAATTTCTTATGATGAATTTAATGATGAAGTAAAAAAGTTAGAATCAACAAATACAGATTGGTTTAAATTATTATTTCGAAATAGTGTAAGTATGAATCATAGTTTAAGTATCTCTGGAGGAACAGATAAGATTAGTTATTATGGTTCAGTAAATGCTACAATCAATAGAGGAACATCAATAGGAAATGAAAGTACGTCATATAGTGCTGCTATTGGAATAAATGCAAAGTTTGGAGAGAAGGTTAATTTGGGGTTGAGAATAAACGGTTCAACTTCGGAAACAGATGGTTATTATCAAGTCGATCCTTATAATTATGCTTCAACAACAAGTAGAGTCATTCCTTGTTTTGAAAATGGTGAAAAGTTTTTTTATAAAGATAAGAGCGGTTATCTATATAATATATTGCATGAAATATCTATGACGGGAAATACAAATACCAATCGTAGTATGGGTGTTTCAGCTAGTTTCCGTTGGGATATTTTAACCGGTTTGCAATTTGAAAGTACTTTTGGATTGAATACCTCTAATATTGTAGGAGAATCTTATGCTGATGAACAAAGTCATTATATTACGGAAATCAGAAAGTATGAATTTGGTACGCAACGTCCTGCAGATAATTTGTATCAACGTTCTCCGTTACCTCATGGGGGTGAGTTGAATACTACGGAGGATCGTAATTTCAATTATACCTGGAGGAATACATTATCTTATAACTATGTTCTTGCAGAAAAACATCGTTTTAGTTTGATGGTAGGTCAGGAATGTCGAAGTAATAAATATGATGGAGTTGCGTCTACTATTTATGGTTATTTCCCAGGACGAGGAAAATCAGTTTCTTTGCCTCCAACAATAATAAAAGATCAAAATGGAGAAGATCGGCGTAATGATTTATTAGATAAATATACAACAGTAGTAACGGATCGTAAATCTAATTATATCGGTTATTTTGCTAGTTTCACTTATGGATTTGATGAAAGATATATATTAACAGCGAGCTTCCGTTCAGATGCTTCTAATAGATTTGGTCAAGATACAAGAAATCGTTTCTTACCTGTATGGTCTATTGGAGGACGTTGGAATGTACATTATGAACCTTGGATGCAAAATCAGCAAGTGATTAGCGATTTAAATTTTAGAGTTAGTTACGGCTGGCAAGGAAATGTGGCAGAAAATTATGGACCAGATTTAATTGCTCGGATCGGAAGTGGAACAGAGACGATAGATCAAAACCGAACAGGTGAATACATGATGTTTATTAAATCGTTGCCTTATGGTAATTTGCGCTGGGAAAAAACGAAAACAATTAATTTAGGTACAGACTTTGGATTATTCCAAAATAAAATTACATGGACAATAGAATACTATAATAAGAAAACCGAAGATATGATCGTAGAAAAAGAGGTTCCTTATGCTTATGGAGTTACCTCGATGCCAATTAATGGTGGAAGTATGACGAATCAAGGTATTGAGGTTTCTGTTGGATTTACTCCTGTTCGTACAAATAATTTTACATGGAGTATGTCTATAAACTCTTCTAAAAATTTTAATGAAGTAAAGTCAACTGTAAATGAAAATGAAAATTGGAGAGCGGCTGCTAGTGGAAGTCTAAACAAAGCCGGATATGCAGTATCTTCTTTCTGGGCATTTGATTTTAGTGGCTTAAATCCAAAGACAGGGTCGGCAGAGTTTAATATTCCTTCTGTGGAAGAAAATCCGGCAGGACAAACGGATGCTACTACTTTTATGAAATATATGGGAACGTTGGAACCTGACTTTACCGGAGGTGTTTCTATGTCATTCCGTTATAAGAGTTTATCACTATCTTCATCGTTTAATCTGCAAATAGGTGGAAAGAAGTTTTTGTATGAAGTGTTTGATGAATCAATCGTGACTTCAACTCCAAGTGCTTACGTTAATTTGCCTAAGGAATTGACCAAAAGATGGAGAAAGCCCGGTGATGAGGCGTTTACAGATATTCCAGCATTATCTTCAACGGAGGCTTCGTATTACAAATTGCCGAATGGTGCTTCTGAATATGCTCCTCGTTTATATAACTACTCGGATGTACGGGTTGTGAATGCTTCTTTTTTACGTTGTAATGCTTTATCTTTAAATTATACGCTTCCAGAGAAATGGGTGAAAAAGATGTATTTGAAAAATTTATCGTTTAGTGCTTCTGTAAGTAATCCGTTTATAATTGTTAGTAAAGAATTTAAAGGGATGGACCCGGAAGTTGCAACTGGTTCACAACCAATATCTCGTACGTATTCATTTGGTATTAATGTTAGTTTATAA